TCCTGGGACCGAACGGGGCGGGGAAATCCACGACCGTCAAGATGCTGCTGGGGCTGGTGCTGCCCACGTCAGGACGCGTGGAGGTGCTGGGCGGGTCGCCGCAGGACCCGGAGGTGCGCCGCCGCCTGGGGTTCCTGCCGGAACAGTTCCGTTTTCAGACGTGGATGACCGCACAGGAATTTCTGCACTTTCACGGTCGGCTGGCGGGCCTGAAGGCCGACGAGTTGCGCGCCCGCATTCCGAAGGTGCTGGAGCAGGTGGGCCTGGGCGGCCGGGGCGGGGAGACGCTGAACGGGTACTCGAAGGGGATGCTGCAGCGCGCCGGGCTGGCACAGGCGATCCTGGCGCACCCGAACCTGGTGTTCCTGGACGAGCCGACCTCGGCCCTCGACCCGATCGGGCGGGTGGAGGTCCGGGAGATCATCTCGGGCCTGCGTTCGGAGGGCGTCGCGGTGTTCCTGAACTCGCACCTGCTGAGCGAGGTGGAGCAGGTGTGCGACCACGTCGCGTTCGTGAAGGCGGGCGAGGTGCTGCGGCAGGGGAGCCTGACCGGCCTGCTGGGCGGCGCGGTGCCGGTCGAGGTGCGCGTGGACCGCGTCACGCCGGACCTCCTCACGCGCCTGGGCGCGCTGGGGACGGTGGAGGCCCTGCCGGACGCGCACGGGCAGGCGGGCGTGCAGGTGACGCTCACGCGGGACGCGGACGTGCCGCTCATCGCGCAGGCGGTCTCCGCGCTCGGCCTGAACCTGTACGCGCTCACGCCGCACCGCCCGGACCTGGAGGGCCTGTTCCTGGAACTGATCGACACGCACGGCGAGGCCGCGCCCGGAGTGAACGCATGAGGAACGTCCTGCTGATCGCCGAACTCAGTCTGCGCGAGGCGCTCCGCAAGCGCCTGGTCCTGATCCTGCTCGTCCTCACGGCCCTGTTCGTGGGCTTCTACCTGTACGGCATTCTGCGCCTGCAGCACGCGCTGGACGACCGGGCCATCAGTGCCGGGCTCGACGTGCGGCCCGAGGGGGGACGCCGTGGCCTGACGGGCGCGTCCGTCGCGTTCTCCGCGATCTTCGGGATGTACCTCGTGTACTTCCTGGGCTCGCTGATGAGCGTGCTGAGCACCGTGGGCGCCGTGAGCGGCGACATCGAGTCGGGCGTCATGCAGAGCGTCGTGTCGCGGCCCGTCAGCCGGGGGCAGCTCGTGGTGGGCCGCTGGCTGGGCTTCAGCATCGTGAACGTGGCGTACGTGGCGCTCCTGTCGGCCGCGCTGCTGGTCGGCGTGCGCGTCATCACGGGCTTCACGTCGCCGCAGCCGTTCGCGGCGGTGGCGCTGGTGCTGGTGGCGGTGCTGCTGCTCACGTCGCTGACGGTGCTGGGCAGCACGGTGTTCAGCACGCTCTCGAACGGCATCGGGGTGTTCGTGCTGTACGGCCTGGGCTTCACGGGCGGCATCCTGAGCACCATCGGGCAGTTCGCGGCCACGCCGGTCCTCGTGACGCTCGGCAACCTCGCGAACACCCTCATGCCGTCCAACGCGCTGTGGCTCGGCGCGAGCTACCACCTGCAGCCGGACTACGTGCTGCGCCTGAACGAACTGGCGCGCGGCGCGAACCCGTTCATCAGCACCACGCCCATCTCGGCGGGCACGGTCGTGTGGGCGCTCGCGTACGCGCTGCTGGCCCTGGTGCTGGCCGTGCTGGCCTTCCGCAGGCGCGACCTGTAACGGCAACGGCGCAGGCGGGAACGGCAGGGCGGGCGTGACGAAGGTGTCACGCCCGCCCCTGTGTGCAGGTCCGGCGGATCAGTTCTGCGGTTCGCCCTCCACGTCTCCCGTGTCGTCGTGCGCGCGGCGGCGCTTCAGGACCAGCAGCAGCACGATCAGTGCGGCGGCCACGAGCAGGTACGGCAGCACCTGCGCCTGCATGTGCTCGAAGCTCTGCAGGATCTCCGGCCCGAAGCGCCACAGCAGCGTCTGCCACACGCCCACGTGCAGGACCGCGCCCAGCAGGCTGAACAGCAGGTACGCGCGCCACGGGTACGCGGACGCGCCCGCGTACAGCGTGACCGGCGTGCGCAGCGAACCCACCGTGCGGCTCACGATCACGGCGAGTCCCCCCCAGCGGCGCATGATGCCGGCCG
This genomic window from Deinococcus aquiradiocola contains:
- a CDS encoding DedA family protein — its product is MTAWLDSLSPIWLHLTTFLMMFLEGMGIPGIPGVLPMLALAESIHAHQTTLLEAILWGVAGNWFGSLAGYRLAASALRRLPARWQRVARSRRTAGIMRRWGGLAVIVSRTVGSLRTPVTLYAGASAYPWRAYLLFSLLGAVLHVGVWQTLLWRFGPEILQSFEHMQAQVLPYLLVAAALIVLLLVLKRRRAHDDTGDVEGEPQN
- a CDS encoding ABC transporter permease, producing MRNVLLIAELSLREALRKRLVLILLVLTALFVGFYLYGILRLQHALDDRAISAGLDVRPEGGRRGLTGASVAFSAIFGMYLVYFLGSLMSVLSTVGAVSGDIESGVMQSVVSRPVSRGQLVVGRWLGFSIVNVAYVALLSAALLVGVRVITGFTSPQPFAAVALVLVAVLLLTSLTVLGSTVFSTLSNGIGVFVLYGLGFTGGILSTIGQFAATPVLVTLGNLANTLMPSNALWLGASYHLQPDYVLRLNELARGANPFISTTPISAGTVVWALAYALLALVLAVLAFRRRDL
- a CDS encoding ABC transporter ATP-binding protein, translated to MTHSTQGPAILTAGLRKVYRGHAVVQGLDLQVGPGEVFGFLGPNGAGKSTTVKMLLGLVLPTSGRVEVLGGSPQDPEVRRRLGFLPEQFRFQTWMTAQEFLHFHGRLAGLKADELRARIPKVLEQVGLGGRGGETLNGYSKGMLQRAGLAQAILAHPNLVFLDEPTSALDPIGRVEVREIISGLRSEGVAVFLNSHLLSEVEQVCDHVAFVKAGEVLRQGSLTGLLGGAVPVEVRVDRVTPDLLTRLGALGTVEALPDAHGQAGVQVTLTRDADVPLIAQAVSALGLNLYALTPHRPDLEGLFLELIDTHGEAAPGVNA